From one Thunnus maccoyii chromosome 6, fThuMac1.1, whole genome shotgun sequence genomic stretch:
- the txndc17 gene encoding thioredoxin domain-containing protein 17: protein MAKYEEVSVRGYDEFCKAVSERKGKDIFAYFSGDKDAQGKSWCPDCVTAEPVVRGEMSHLPEGSVFIYCQVGQRAYWKDPNNEFKKTLKLSGVPTLLRYGTPQKLVEDECFKAELVKMMFTED, encoded by the exons ATGGCGAAGTACGAAGAAGTGAGTGTGCGTGGCTACGATGAATTCTGCAAAGCTGTGtctgagagaaaaggaaaggacaTTTTTGCTTATTTCTCTGGTGATAAAGACGCCCAAGGAAAGAGCTGGTGCCCAGACTGTGTAACAG CTGAGCCGGTTGTAAGAGGGGAGATGAGTCACCTTCCCGAGGGCTCTGTCTTCATCTACTGTCAAGTTGGACAAAGGGCCTA CTGGAAGGATCCAAATAATGAGTTCAAGAAGACGCTGAAGCTGAGCGGAGTTCCCACTCTACTGCGATATGGCACA CCTCAGAAGTTGGTGGAGGATGAATGCTTCAAAGCTGAGCTGGTGAAGATGATGTTCACTGAGGACTGA